CGCTTCCAGCCCATCGTCGATGTGCGTCCTGATCTGATCGATGCCTTTGTCTTCGAGGCCTGGATCGACATCCAGGACTTCCGTCCCAGGATTGAGGCCTTCTATGCCGAACGTTTCGGGGTTGAACAAGGACAAGCTGCTGCGGCTTTCCGGGACTCTTGACGAGGCCTTGGGGGAGCTGGCCGAAATAGCCAGGATCGAGAAGAAGGCCGTGCTGGCATCCCGGGACCGGTTTGCCCTGGAGGATCTCTGGTACCGCGTGGCCATGGCCACCATCGACCTCTGCTTCCATCTGGTGGCCAAAGGCTACGGCAAGGTTCCTGGCAGCTACCGGCCGGTGCCGCCTATCAGGGCAGCAGGTGGGCCCAGCATTTCGCCTTCTTCCGCTTCGATCTGGGCGACTCCCGGATCCTGCCCACGGTCTATGCCTACAACAAAGACGCCGGCTGCTGGGATCCGCAGCCGGGCCCTTCCAAGGATCTGGTGACCCGGCTGCCGGAAAGGCCCAGGCGCACAACCGTCACCCATGTGCCAGCCACCGGTTTTGATGAGGTCATCAAGAAGAACATCCGTGAGGCCCTGGCAGAGCAGGAGCAGACTACCCTGGCGAATCTCCTGTGTCGGGAAGCCGAGCGGGACGGGGCTTCCCTGGGCACCGGCGATCTGGCCGACCTGCTCTGTGCGCCCGGGCAGGCCCTGGACCGGGCGATTGCCTGGCTCACCCTGACGGCCCGGGAACGGTTGAAGGGGCTACAGAGTCGGGAGCCCGGCGCAGTCCCGGCCTGGCGGCAGCAGCTGCGGGAGGTGCTGGGCTGGCTCGTGTTGCGGGCGGTGGCTCCCGACTGGCTTGCCACCCATCAGGCGGCCTTGCAGCGGGCTGGCGGTGTGCGGGTGGAGGTGTTTCTCCGGAAGCCCAGCTGTATCGAGGTGATGGTGGCGCGGCTGGAAACCAGGGCCGCTTGCTTCCGGACCGTTGCCGACGACGGCAGTCGGTTGGGGGAGTGTGCCATCTCCCTGGGCGGCGAGGCAGATCCCGAGCCCGGGGCCACCCTCCAGGAGGCCTACAAGGCCATCTGGCGGGTGGTGGTCCGTCGGGCCGTGCCCGAGCCAGCTGGCCCGGGCCGCGGCCCAGCAGATGGGGCGCCTGTTCGTGGCCGAGGTGGTGCATGCCCGCAGCGAGAGCCAGGACCTGCAATGGCATTTCGACGCCATCGGCCGGCTGGGGGATGCCCAGGCCCTGGGGGCGGCATGCCGCCCCGGGCTGGAGGTGGACGTGAAGGCGATGCTGGCCCCGGCACAGTATCTCGCTCCAGGCGCGCTGTGGTGGGTGTTCGACTGGCAGGGTGCCCTGGGCCAGGCCGCAAACTGCAAGTGCAAGCACCGGCAGCCGGTACCGCCTCTTGGCTGGGAGCCGGGCAAGGGCAGCGTGCTTCTCATCGACGAGATCGACAAGGCCGAGGCGGATCTGCCCAACGGCCTCCTGGAGACCCTGGGCAACGGCGGCTTTGCCGTTCCCTACCTGGACGAGCCGGTGGCAATCCCGGAAGGGGTGCCGTCGCCCCTGGTGGTCATCACCACCAACGAGGAGCGGGAGCTGCCGGCTGCCTTTGTTCGCCGCTGCCTGGTGCTGCACCTGCGGCTGCCGGACGGCGATCCCGCCCGCCGCGATCAGCCGGAAGCGGTGCGCCGGCAGGACCTGGTGGACTGGCTGCTGGCTCGGGGAAAGGACCATTTCGGCCAGCGGATTGACTGCGAGGTGCTGGAGCAGGCCGCCCAGCAGCTCTGGACCGACCGCCAACAGGCCCGGAATCTCGGGCTCTCTCCGCCCGGCCAGGCGGAGTACCTGGACCTGCTGCGGGCCCTGGACAGGCTGGCCCACGCTGATGCCGCCGGTCAGAAGGACCTTCTTGTCCGCATCCAGGGCTTCGCCCTGCGCAAGTTCGCCGGCCTGTGCTGAGCCAGCCCCCGCTGCCGGACCATCCCTTGCCCACGGCCGAACGGCTGCGGCGCGCCGCCGTCTCCCGGGCAGAGCTGCTCTACTTCGCCGACGCCAGCGGTCCGGAGGCCTTGCGCCGGGCCGCGGAAATCTTCGGCTTCCGGGCGCCGGTGGAGGAAGAGGAGGAGACGGCCCCGCCAGCTGCTGACCGCTCGCCGAGGGTATCTCCGACTCCAGCCCCCGCGCCGGTCCAGGCTCCGGAAACAGCGATTCCCGTTGCGGCTGCGCCGTACCTGCGGCTCTGGCGCCGCCAGCGGGTCCCGGACCAGGAGCGGCGCACCGAGGCGCCGGCCCGGCTTGCCGCCACGCCGCCCCTCAGCCCCGGGTCCGGCCCGCGGGACCTGCCGCCGGACCCGCCCCCCCTCACCCCCTGGCGGCGGCTCTGGCCCTTCCTGCGGCTGGCCCTGGGCAGCTGCGGTCCGGGCCGCGCCCTGGATATCCCCCGGCTGGTGGCCGATCTCAGCCAGGGCCGCACCTGCCGCCAGCTGCCCCGGAAGGTCCGCCGCTCCTGGGCGCCTTTGGCCCAGGTCATCGTGGACCAGGATCTCGGCCTCTTCCCTTTCTGGCAGGATTGCGAAGCTGGTGGCCGGCCTGCGGGGCCTCAGGGGCAGCTCCGGTCTGTCGGTGGTGGGCTTTCCCGAGGGGCCGGACCGGGAGGCCATTCCCTGGGCGCGGGACCGGGAACGGGCGCGGCGGCGCCGGCCGGAGCCGTACCGCCTGCCCGATCCCGGCACCCCGATCCTCATCCTCGGCGACTGCGGCTGCCTGGCCAAGAGGCCCGGCCCCTGGCTGGCCTTTGGCCGCCGGCTCAAGGCGGCCGGCTTCCGGCCGGTAGCCCTGATGCCCTGTCCGGCCCGTTACTGGGACCAGGAGCTGGGCCAGCTCTTCCTGCCGGTGCTGTGGGACCGCCAGGCGCGGCTGCCCCGCTGGCTGGACGCCGGCCAGCCGCGGCCCGAGGCTGCCGCCCCGGATCCGGGCCTGGAGCAGCTCCTGCGCCTGGTGGCCTGGGCGGTGCGGGTGGAGCCCGGCCTCTTGCGGGCGCTCCGCTTCCGCCTCGGCGCCAGCAGGGCCGACGTGGGCACCGAGGCCGCGGTGTGGCGGCATCCGGATGTCCGGGATGACGGCCCGACCTGCACCATCCGGCCGGAGCGCCTGGCGGCCATCCGCCAGCAGGCGGTCAAGGAGCTGCAAGAAGGAGGGCCGGAGGTTCAGGCCCTTTACGCTGACGCGCACCGCTTGCTCACTGCCTTCCACCAGGGGGCGCATCCCACCATCCAGGCCCTGGAGGAGATCGTGCGCGCCCAGGCCCTGGCCGTGCCCCCCGCCCCCGAGGCCCTGCACCGCCTGTGGCAGGTGGCAGCCACCCTGGACCGGCCCGGGGGGTATCCCTATCTGGCTCGGCTGCAAGCCTGGGTGCTGCGCATGCAGGAGCGTCTGGAGCCGGCCTTCTGGGGCAGTGACACCGCCGAGCCGGTGGCTATCGCCCTCGCCACGGTGAAGACGGCCTTGGCAAGGCGCCAGATCGAGATTGCCCTTCCGCCTGGCTTTGACATCAAGCGAGTGCTCTGGGCCCTCGGTGCCACAGGGCTCCAGTCCTACGAGCTGCGCCAGGAGGTGACCCCCCAGGGCGAGCGGCGGCTGGTGCTCACCCCCCCGGGACCGCCGGCAACCGATGGCCCGTCGGGTCGTGGGAACATCCTGGTGGCGCCCCTGTCCCTGGCTGCCTCCAGCCTGGAGTGGCAGCATCAGGATGACGCCGGCCCGGCCGGCCCCGTCCAGGTGCTCGATATCCGGCAGGAGCAGGCCATCCCGGTGCCGCCAGCCGGCCGCCTCCGGATCGACAGCGACTACGAGCACCTGGAGATCGATCTCCTGGACAAGCCCGCCTGGGCGCTCCGCATCGAGCAGGGCCGCAGCCCAACCGGCGAGGACCGGCTGATCCTCACCCCCCGGGACCGCCCCGACCGTCCCCTGTGGTGGCTGCCACCGGCGGACTATCCTGTCCTGGACCGAGCCAACCGGGTAGTGGGTCAGCTGCCGATCACCGAAGGCCGCTGGGTCAGTTCTGAGACGTACCAGGAGCTGCGGGGCGTTGGCCTGCGCCAACCCGACTGGGCCCAGGCCATCGGCCAGGACCAGTACGGCCTCTTTGCCGATTGGGTGTACCAAGGCGTCACCCAACGCTTCCGCTGGATCCCGCCCGGGCAGTTCCGGATGGGCTCACCGGAGGATGAGCCGGAGCGCTGGCAGGACGAAGGCCCCCGGCACGAGGTCTTGCTCACAGAGGGCCTCTGGCTGGCGGACACCGCCTGCACCCAGGCCATGTGGCAGACGGTGATGGGGAAGAACCCGAGTCGTTTCCAGGGCGCCGACCGGCCGGTGGAAAAGGTGAGCTGGAATGACGTGCAGCGGTTCCTGGAGCGGATCAACAGGGAGTGGCCGGGGTTGGAGCTGCGGCTACCCTCCGAGGCGGAGTGGGAGTATGCCTGCCGGGCCGGGACCGAGACGCCCTTTCCCTTCGGGACCACCATCACCCCGGAGCAGGTGAACTACGACGGCAACCGCCCGTATGCAGGGGGCGAGAAGGGGCTGTACCGGCAGGAGACCGTGGCGGTGCAGGCCCTGCCCGCCAACGCCTGGGGGCTCTACCAGATGCACGGCAATGTCTGGGAATGGTGTGCCGACTGGTACGGAGCCTATCCGGCCGGGCCGGTGATCGACCCCGCGGGGCCGGAACGAGGCACCGAGCGGGTGCTCCGTGGCGGCTGCTGGATCTTCTACGCCAGGAGGTGCCGTTCGGCCCTCCGGTACTGGTTCGGGCCCGGCAGCCGCTTCGTCATTACCGGCTTCCGCCTTGCCCGAGGTCAAACAGGGAAGCAGGCAGGGCGGTAGCCGGGGGCGCAGGGCCGCCGGACAGCCGCCGTCGCGGAGCAGGCGGCGGTCAGGCGGGCCGGCGACCCCGGCGGAGCGGCTGGGCACGGAGGGCTTCGCGCGGGGCGCACCCGAATGGGTGCAACGCCGGAAGCTGGCCATGGTGGCCTCCCATAAGTCCCATAGGTCCTGTAAGTCCCATGGGTCCAAGAGAGCCATGGGAGCTATGGGAATCATGGGATTTGTGGATTGCCATGCGCGGGGCGCACCCGAAGGGGTACCATGCCGGAAGTCCGCCCTGAAGGCCGTTGTTTCTTGAGAGCCTCGCGCAGCGAGAGCAGATACGGTAGCCGGGGGATTCATCCCCCGGCAGGAGGCGCCGGCGACAACCTCGACCGCCGCACCCCCCCGGTGCCGGACACACCCCCTTGCGGCCGGACACCCTGGCGGGCATCCGCCGCACAGGCCGAAACCGCGGCGGCTGCCGGGGGGCGTGGCCGGTGCTTCCCGGCCGGCCTTGAAAGGCCGGCCAACCACGCTGGGGGGAAGAAGGGGCGTTACCGGCAGCAAACCGTGCCAGTGCAGGCCCTGCCCGCCAACGCCTGGGGCCTCTACCAGATGCACGGCAATGTCTGGGAATGGTGTGCCGACTGGTACGGAGCCTATCCGGCCGGGCCGGTGACCGACCCTAATGGGCCGGTGGGGCTCATCCCCACCCGCGGCCGCTGCGGTGGCCCGGGACAGTGGCTGGCAGCTGTGCCCTCCCCGCGGCCGGCGCAGCACAAGCCCTGGCAGGCCATCAGGACCCCCGGCAGGCGGTCCTCCAACCAGAGGTTGGCCAGGTCGATGTCGATCTCGGAGAACGGCTCGGCGCGCACCTTGTCGTCTTCGGCAAAGTCGCCAAGGGACAGCCAGCGCCCGGCTTCGAGCTTGAAGACTTGCAGCAGCCGGTCCCGCGGATCGATCAGCCACAGATACGGAATGCCGTGCCTGGCGTAGCTTCGGGCCTTGGTTATGCGATCATGGCGAATACTGCCCGGAGAGAGAATTTCGCATATCCAGTCGGGGAACGGCAATCCAGTTCTGTCCTTTCTCCAGCCGGAGATGTCGGGAGCAAACAGATCGTCCTCAAGTCTCACTTCCACTTCCCCGAGGATGATCCAGCCGCCTGGCCCGCCTTGACCGAACCGGTACGGCGGCACCAGGGCGCCACCGAGATTTGAAGCAGCACCGCAGTCGCTCCCCTGCGGCGCATCTTCCGCTGGCGGCGGGGTCACCAGGATGCGAGCCTGGCAGGGACAATTAACCCAATTCTCACATTCCCCCTCCATAATGGTGGTGTGCTTCTGTGCCAGGGCCAAGCCAGGCCCGCCGGCAAGGCTCTTCTGTTGTCGAGGCGAGGAGCCGCCGCCGGGCCCGGTTCCGGCAGCCCGGACCGGGTGGCGATGCCCGCCGCCGGGCGGACCAGCGCCGCCTTTGTCCAGGGGAGACCTCGATGGACCACCTCGATCTCGCGCCATACATCGCCGCCGTGCGGCCCATCTCCGCTGCCATGGACATGCACGAGGTCTTCGCCCGCTTCCGCAGCGACAAGACCTCGTCCTTCTTCCCGGTGGTGGACCTCACCGGCCGGCCCCTGGGCATCGTCCGGGAGCTGGAGCTCAAGGACTACGCCTACGGCATGTTCGGCCGGGAGCTGATCAAGCGGGAAAGCGTCACCGCCTTTGTGCGGGGCTGTCTGACCGTCGAGTACCAGACCCCCATCGATGAGATCCTGATCCGGCTGGGTAGCCAGCCTCTGAGCGACGGCATCCTCATCACCAGGAATGGCATCTACGCCGGGGTCGTGTCCAACCTCTCGCTTCTCGCCCTCTATGAGCAGGTGCGCATCCGGATGCAGAGCCAGCTCTCCCAGGTCCAGAAGATGGAGGCCATCGGCACCCTGGCCGGCGGCATTGCGCACGATTTCAACAACATCCTTCTGCCGATCATGGGCTATGCCGAGCTGATCAAGAAGCTGTTGGGGGTGGAGCAGCCGGCGATTGTGGGCTACGTCGATCAGATCCTCACCGCCTCGAAGCGGGCCAAGGAGCTGGTGCGGCAGATCCTGACCTTCAGCCGCCAGCGGAGCAGCGAGCGGGTGCCGATCAGCCTCGCTCCCGTGGTCCGGGAGGTGATGCAGCTCTTGCGCTCGTCGCTGCCGGCCACCATCACCATCGCCACCGAGGTCCTGATCGAGGAGGCCACGGTGGTCATCGATCCGGCCGAGGTGCACCAGATCCTCATGAATCTGTGCACCAACGCCGCCCACGCCATGCGGGGGGGGGGCGGCCGGTTGACGGTCTCCCTCCGGGAGGCCAGCGGCCCGATGGTCGATCACGATGGCGGTGCGCTGCTGCAGGAGCGGCCCTGCGTCCGGGTTTCGGTGCAGGACACCGGCCACGGCATCGAGCCGGCGCATCTGGCCCGGATCTTCGAGCCGTTCTTCACCACCAAGGGGCCTGGCGAGGGCACGGGCATGGGGCTGTCCGTGGTGCATGGCATTGTCACGGGTTGCGGCGGCGGCGTCAGAGTCGAATCCGCACCAGGCCAAGGCAGCACCTTTCACATCTACCTGCCGCTGTCGCGGCGCATGACCGACCATCCCGCGCTCGTCACCAGCGGCCGGCCGACCCATGGCGGCGGCATCCGGGTTCTCCTGGTGGACGATGAGCACATGATCACCGAGCTGGCCTCCGCCTACCTGGCGGAGGTTGGCTTCCGGGTCACCGTCAAGAGCAGCAGCCTGGAGGCCCTGGTGCACCTCCGGGCGAGGCCTGGGGACTTCGATGTGCTGGTGACCGACCAGACCATGCCGGAGCTGACCGGGATCAAGCTGGCCCAGCGGGCCCTGGAGGTCCGTCCCGACCTGCCGATCATCCTGGTGACCGGCTACAGCGACATGGTGTCCGAGGATGTGGCCAGGGCCTGCGGGGTCCGGGAGTATATGCTGAAGCCGTACACCTTTGGTCTCCTGGCCTCCAAGGTGGTTGCCCTGGCCGGGTCCGACGGGGCGAAGGGAGGGGCAGCCGTAGCCGGCGCCCGGTGCTGATCGCCTGGCCGGGCGGGCGGCGGTGCCTGGCGCCACCGGGGCGTCTCTCGCGCCCAGCGCGCCGATGCCGGCAGCCCCCGGTGCACAGGGCCTGCCGGCATCGGGCCGATCGCCCGCAAAGGACCGGGGCTTGGCCTACTTGCCGTTCCGGATCATAAGCGAGGTGAGATCCTGGAAACGGACCACCTGGCCGCCTTTCTCCTTGGCCAAGGCCTCGGCAGCGGCCTTGAGGCGGAAGGGCAGGGCCTCCGGACCCATGCTGCCCATGACCGAGGAGCCGACCAGGTAGTAGAGCCCGGACGCGTAGTCAAAGCCGCCCTCCGGATAGACGGTGACCCAGGCGTCACCAACCTGCTCCTTGGCGCCGCCGAAGTCGGCCGGGTTGTCCAGGTAGCGGACCAGGCAGCTGGTGGAGCAGAAGTGCAGGCGCTGGCCATCCCTGGTGATGAGCTGGCAGCTGTGCTTCGGGAACTGGGCGGGCTTCATGCCGCAGGTGACGCAGGCGTCCTGCAGGGTCGCCTCCACGATCTTGCCCTTCTTGAGCCGGTTGGCGGCAATGGTCAGCCGCTCCTCGGGCAGCGTCGTCATGGCCTTGTCCAGGGTCGCAGCGAAGCCCTGCACCTCCCCTCCGTACTCCTTGCTGAAGGCCTCGGCCTCGTCGCGGCTGGCAAAGGCGATCTTGGAGACCATGCTCATGGTGCCCCTGGCTGTTGAGCCCACCACGTAGCTGGCGCTGGCGGCATCCACCATCTTCTCCGGCGCCAGATAGACCGCGGCCATGACCGCCTGCGGCTTCTCCCCGGCCTTGGCGGAGACGTCGGCCAGACAGTGCAGGGAGCAGACGTGGTGCTCGCCATCGGCGATCCTGAAGCTGTGCCTGGTGCGGGCCCACATGTTGAGCCCCATGCCGCAGTTCTCGCACTTGCCTTTGTCCGTGAACATGGCCGGCTTCATGATGGGGTGCTCCACATCCGGCACCCTGGGGTCTTCGGCCTGCACCCAGGTGCCGGACAGCACCGCCAAACCCACCACGAGCAGCACGGTCACGACCATCCCCACCAGCCTTCCGTTCCAGTCCGTCATCGTCATCGCCCTCCCTCATTGGCTCTTGTTGCCGCCCCTGGGGCCTGTCCCCCTTCCGGGCCCACCGGCGCCGTGCGGCCGCCGGGCATCGGGTGACCCGGCCAGCGCTCCGCCGTTCGAGATCATCGCCAACGCGGGGGTTGGGTGTCAATGGCAAAACAGGGCAGACGGCCCGTTGTGCCCCCATCTGCTCCGGGATGCTGGCGGCTTTTTGGGCCGGGTGGGGGCGACGCATGCGTCGCCCTGCGGACTGGACCTCTGCTTATCGAATATCCGGACGCAATCCCGGCAAGCGGCGGCCGGGGCCAGCCGGGCCGGCACGTGGCTGCCGCTTTTACGGAATGCTCACAACATCTTCATCAAATCGTAACGGATCCGGTCTATCCTTGTCCCAGGCACGACACGGGTGCGGGTGGCGCGGGCACGCGGCTCCCGGCCCGGGCACCCATCCATTCACCCTGTTGGAGGAATCGATCATGATGAAAAGCGTGTTGGCGAGAACGGCGATGGTCGCGGGAGCCATGCTCCTGACCGGCCTGGGGGGAGGCGCCGCCCAGGCGGCCGAGGTCAAGGTGGATGCGGCCATTCCGGCGTACCAGCAGGCCACCGGCGTCGCCGGCAACCTCAACTCCATCGGCTCCGACACCCTCAACAACCTCATGACCTACTGGGCCGAGGGCTTCCGCAAGGTCTATCCCAACGTCAACATCCAGGTGGAGGGCAAGGGCTCCAGCACCGCCCCCCCGGCCCTGCTGGCCGGCACCGCCCAGCTGGGCCCCATGTCCCGGCCCATGAAGGCCTCGGAGATGGAGGAGCTGGAAAAGAAGTACGGCGCCAAGCCCACCAGCATCGGCGTGGCCCTGGACTCGCTGGCGGTGTTCGTGCACAAGGACAACCCGGTGCAGGCGCTGTCCCTGCCAGCGGTGGACGGCATCTTCTCCAAGACCGGCAAGAGCGGCCATGCGCCGGTGAATACCTGGGGCGAGCTGGGGGTGACCGGCGAGCTGGCCGGCCGGCCCATCAGCCTGTACGGCCGCAACTCTGCCTCCGGCACCTACGGCTATTTCAAGGAGCACGCCCTGGCAAAGGGTGACTTCAAGGATACGGTGAAGGAGCAGCCGGGGTCGGCGGCAGTGGTCATGGCGATCACCGAGGACAAGGCCGCCATCGGCTACTCGGGCATCGGCTATCTGACCTCCGGCGTCAAGGCCCTGGCCCTGTCGGCGGCCGACGGCAAGCCGGCCTTCGAGCCCACCTACGACAACGTCCTGTCCGGCAAATACCCTTTGAGCCGGATGCTCTACATCTACGTGGTCAAGGATCCGGCCAAGCCCCTGGACAGCCTGGTGAGCGAATTCCTGCGCTACGCCCTGTCCCAGGAAGGCCAGCAGATCGTGGTCAAGGACGGCTACCTGCCGCTGCCGGCCGCCGTGGTCACCAAGGAGCTGGCCAAGCTCCAGTGAGCGGGGCCGGAAGAGGCGCCGGCCCGACCCTTGCTGCCCTTCTTCCCACCTTGCCGGAGCATCCCCCCGGGGCTTTCCCGGGGGGATGCTTTTTTTGCCCGCACCTGCTTGCCGTCCTTCATCGAAGCCAAATAGAATCGTAATCAAATCTTAACAAGAGACATCTATTGTGGCCTTCGGCCATCGGCCGGCTCGGCTTTCGAGCGGCTTTGCACCGCATCAGCCCCGGGACCTTCCACTCTTGCCCCAGACACCCTTCGACCCGTCCCTGTTCACGGACCGCCGCCAGATCCAGCGCCGCCAGCGCCTGGATCGCCTGGCCCGCCAGGTCATCACCCTGGGCGGCATCCTGGTGATCGGCTGCGTGCTCGCCATCATCGTGCTCATCGCCCGGGTTGCCCTGCCGCTCTTTCTGCCGCCTGCCACGGAGCTGGTCCGGGAAGGCGCCGTCTCCCCGGAGCCGGGGGGAGGGGATGTCCTTCTGGCCGGGGTGGACGAGACCATGGCCCACGCCTATCTGCTGCGGGCGGACGGCGCTTTTCTGACCTTCCGGCTGGCCGATGGCCAGGAGACCCACCGGGAGCGGCTCCGCCATCCCGGCGGCGACGAGGCGGCTACGGTGCGCCTGGCCCGGGCCGACCGGCCGCGGCAGGTGGTGGTGCTCTGGAGCGACGGGGCGATCTCGGTCCTGTCCTTGTCCCTGGCGCCTGTTGGCGAGCGCCCCATCCTGGCGGAGGCGGTGTGGCTGCTGCCCGGTGATGGCGCCGGTCCGGCGGCGGTGCGGGCGGCCGCTGCCGGCAGCGTCGAGGAGGGCCTGACGGTGGCCGTGCTCCGGGCAGACAACCGCATCCTGGTCCACCGCCGGGGCGTCAAGACCGACCTCTTCGGCGACCAGCAGGAGGTGCTGGAGACGGCCGAGCTGGCCGTGGAATCGGCGGCCGGGGCGGTGACGGAGCTGGTCCTGAGTGCCGGCGGCGAGGCGCTTTACGCCGGCACCGCCGGCGGCCGCCTGCTCCATTGGCCTCTGGACGATCTCGAGGATCCCCGGCTGCAGGAATCGGCCGCGGCAGGACCGGATCGGCCGATCACGGCCCTGGCCCTGGTGCTCGGCTCCCAGTCCCTGGCCGTGGGCGACGGCCAGGGGGGGCTTGCCACCTGGATGCCGGTGCCCTTCGGCGATGCGCCGGGGGAGGGCAAACGGCTGCAGCCGATCCACCGCCTGTCCGGCCATGACGGCGCTGTCACCCGCATCATCGCCTCGGAGCGGGACAAGAGCCTCCTGAGCCTGGATGCCAGCGGCGCGGTCCATCTCGATCACATGACCAGCGAGCGCCGGCTGGTGCGCCTGGACTCCCAGCCGGGCCTCAGCCTCTGGGCCCTGGCGCCCCGCAACAACGGCCTCCTGGGGGTGGCGGCCGACGGCCGTTACCGGCTGTGGACCGTGGAGATGCCCCACCCGGAGGTCAGCTGGCGGACGCTCTTTGCGCCGGTGTGGTACGAGGGCTACGACCGGCCGGCCCACGCCTGGCAGTCCTCGGCAGCCAACGACGACTATGAGCCGAAGCTTGGCATTGTGCCCCTCATCTTCGGCACCTTCAAAGGCACCCTCTACGCCATGGCCCTGGCCGTGCCTTTGGCCCTTTTGGGCGCGGTCTACATCAGCCAGTTCGCCGGCCACCGCACCCGGGCCCTGGTCAAGCCGGTGGTGGAGGTGATGGCCTCGGTGCCCTCGGTGGTGCTGGGCTTTCTGGCGGCCCTCTGGCTGGCGCCCCTGGTGGAAGGATCCCTGGTGGGCGTGATCCTGGCCACGGCTCTCCTGCCTGCCGCCTTCTTTCTGATCATGATGCTGTGGCGGCTGGCCCAGCGGCATGGGGTCGCCAGCCGGGCCCGCCCCGGCACCGAGTTCTTGTGGGTGATGCCGGTGATCGTCGCCGTGGTCTGGCTGGGCATCGCTGCCGGGCCGCGTCTGGAGGCGGCCTGGCTCGGTGACTTCAAGCTCTGGCTCTACGAGCACCTCGGGGTGCGCTACGACCAGCGCAACGCGGTGATCATCGCCTTCGGCCTGGGCTTTTGCGTCATCCCCATCATCTTCTCCATCGCCGAGGACGCCCTGTCCAGCATCCCCGGCAGCCTGACCGCCGCCTCCCTGGCCCTGGGCGCCAGCCGCTGGCAGACGGTCTGGAAGGTCATCCTGCCCTCGGCCAGCCCCGGCATCTTTGCCGGCCTCATGATCGGTCTCGGCCGGGCGGTGGGCGAGACCATGGTGGTGCTGATGGCCACCGGCAACACAGCGATCATGGATCTGGCGCCCTGGAACGGCATGCGGACCCTGGCCGCCAATATCGCCGTGGAGGTGCCGGAGGCGCCCTTCGGCGGCACCCTGTATCGGGTGCTGTTCCTGTGCGCGGTGATCCTCTTCCTCCTGACCTTTGTCATCAACACCACGGCCGAGCTGGTGCGCGAGCGGCTGCGGCGCAAATACGTGCGCTATTGAGCGACCGCCGCCGCCGGCCGCTGGCCCGGAGGCGGTGGGCCAGCGGCGTCATACCCGGGAGGGTCGTTATGGACGGGCGACAGCAGAGCCGGTACTGGCGGGAGGGGGAGCCTTGGGTCTGGCTGAGCGCCACGGCCGTAAGCCTGATCCTGCTCATGGCCACCTGCCTCCTGCTGGTGGTGCTGGCCAACGGCCTGGGGGTGTTCTGGCCCCACACCCTCACCCGGCTGGAGATGAGCGGCGGGCCGCCGCTCCTGGGGGAAATCCTCCAGGAGGAGGAGCGGCCGGACGGCGGCCGGCGGCTGCAGCTCAAGATCGGCAACCGGGACCTCTATGGCCTGGACTTCCGCTGGGTGCCCGCAGACCAGGTGCAATCGACCGCCACGCCACCGGAGGCCCTGGTGCTGGAGCGGCAGGAGTACGGCAACTTCTACGGCTTCATTGCCGGCCTGCGGCTGCCGGCGCTGGGAGCCGCCGCCGCCGGCCAGGACGGCTGGCCGGGGCTTGCGGCCGCCCTGGCGCGGGTGGCCAGGGAGCGGCAGGAGCTGACCGCCCGCAGCGAGGGCCTGT
The genomic region above belongs to Thermodesulfobacteriota bacterium and contains:
- a CDS encoding phosphate ABC transporter substrate-binding protein, which codes for MLLTGLGGGAAQAAEVKVDAAIPAYQQATGVAGNLNSIGSDTLNNLMTYWAEGFRKVYPNVNIQVEGKGSSTAPPALLAGTAQLGPMSRPMKASEMEELEKKYGAKPTSIGVALDSLAVFVHKDNPVQALSLPAVDGIFSKTGKSGHAPVNTWGELGVTGELAGRPISLYGRNSASGTYGYFKEHALAKGDFKDTVKEQPGSAAVVMAITEDKAAIGYSGIGYLTSGVKALALSAADGKPAFEPTYDNVLSGKYPLSRMLYIYVVKDPAKPLDSLVSEFLRYALSQEGQQIVVKDGYLPLPAAVVTKELAKLQ
- a CDS encoding ABC transporter permease subunit — translated: MPQTPFDPSLFTDRRQIQRRQRLDRLARQVITLGGILVIGCVLAIIVLIARVALPLFLPPATELVREGAVSPEPGGGDVLLAGVDETMAHAYLLRADGAFLTFRLADGQETHRERLRHPGGDEAATVRLARADRPRQVVVLWSDGAISVLSLSLAPVGERPILAEAVWLLPGDGAGPAAVRAAAAGSVEEGLTVAVLRADNRILVHRRGVKTDLFGDQQEVLETAELAVESAAGAVTELVLSAGGEALYAGTAGGRLLHWPLDDLEDPRLQESAAAGPDRPITALALVLGSQSLAVGDGQGGLATWMPVPFGDAPGEGKRLQPIHRLSGHDGAVTRIIASERDKSLLSLDASGAVHLDHMTSERRLVRLDSQPGLSLWALAPRNNGLLGVAADGRYRLWTVEMPHPEVSWRTLFAPVWYEGYDRPAHAWQSSAANDDYEPKLGIVPLIFGTFKGTLYAMALAVPLALLGAVYISQFAGHRTRALVKPVVEVMASVPSVVLGFLAALWLAPLVEGSLVGVILATALLPAAFFLIMMLWRLAQRHGVASRARPGTEFLWVMPVIVAVVWLGIAAGPRLEAAWLGDFKLWLYEHLGVRYDQRNAVIIAFGLGFCVIPIIFSIAEDALSSIPGSLTAASLALGASRWQTVWKVILPSASPGIFAGLMIGLGRAVGETMVVLMATGNTAIMDLAPWNGMRTLAANIAVEVPEAPFGGTLYRVLFLCAVILFLLTFVINTTAELVRERLRRKYVRY